The sequence AAGCTCCGGTCCTTCCCGCCGATTCGGAACACCACGGCCGGGTCGGGTCGCCGCACCTCGAACGGTGCCCCGACGGCCCGGAACGTCTCCTCGAGCACGCCACCGCACTCGACAGCCACCGCACCTGTGCTCAGGCGGAATCCCTCGACGTCCAGCGAGGAGAAGCGCCCCCCGATGCGATCGCGCTCCTCGATCACGAGGGGGGAGAGTCCAGCGGCGGCCAGCCGGGCGGCCGCCGCAAGCCCTCCGATCCCGGCGCCGATCACCACGCACTGGAAGCGCTGTGTCATATGACTGGCCGGTCAGTAGAATTGCTCGGGCCAGATGGTTGCGCAATCAGCCAATATCCATAGAAAAATAATACTAATAGGCCATTTACCGTGGCCAGGAGCTGGGGTCTAGTAGCCTCGCCAGACGAGCTGGCAACGAAACTCTAACCATGGGTCAATCCCTCGCGAAATGGACCGACCGTGGCGCCGCCCGCCGGCACCTCCGCACCTTCCGCCTGGAGACTATCTTGCGGAGCGCGGCGCGCTGCTTCAACCGCAAGGGGTATCACGCCACCAAGATGGGCGACATCGCCCGGGAGCTGGGCGTGAGCAAGGCGGCGCTGTACTACTACGTCAAGAGCAAGGAGGAGATCATCGTCCAGTGCGAGGCCGCGGCCCTCGACCTGGCGATGGAGGGCATCCGGATCGCGGAGGGGCTGTCGGAGCCCGACGACGTCAAGCTCTACGTGGCGCTCCGGCACTTCATCGAGGGCATGACGGAGCGGCTCGATGGCTGCGTCG is a genomic window of Candidatus Rokuibacteriota bacterium containing:
- a CDS encoding TetR/AcrR family transcriptional regulator, with the translated sequence MGQSLAKWTDRGAARRHLRTFRLETILRSAARCFNRKGYHATKMGDIARELGVSKAALYYYVKSKEEIIVQCEAAALDLAMEGIRIAEGLSEPDDVKLYVALRHFIEGMTERLDGCVVLTEGMLSPGPYRDLVRRRDDYERRLRKLVEAGVASGAFAPSDPKMVVLAMLGAMNWIPRWYSPDGERSPKEIGETFARYLVRGLSRGGFHEHGSAV